The following coding sequences are from one Psychrobacter sp. AH5 window:
- the prfB gene encoding peptide chain release factor 2 (programmed frameshift) produces MEINPYQEQIKDLSERGQDLRRYLDFDGKQERLEEVNLEMESPDLWNDPERATKISKEKSQLDSVIDVVVSLETTLEDAAAMLELAVEADDKSLLKDVQSELDDAEKRVADLEFRRMFSGEMDPNNCYLDIQSGSGGTEAQDWAEMLLRMYTRWAESHGFKVDVIEVSSGSVAGIKSATIEIKGDYAFGWLRTEIGVHRLVRKSPFDSNNGRHTSFAAVFVSPEIDDDIEIDINPADLRIDTYRSSGAGGQHVNTTDSAVRITHEPSGVVVTCQNERSQHGNKATAMKMLRAKLYELEMQKRMASQQAVEDNKSDVGWGSQIRSYVLDDSRIKDLRTGVETFNTGAVLDGDLDQFIEASLKAGL; encoded by the exons ATGGAAATCAACCCCTACCAAGAGCAAATCAAAGACTTATCCGAGCGTGGACAGGACCTGCGGAGGTATCTT GACTTCGATGGTAAGCAAGAGCGCCTAGAAGAAGTCAATTTAGAGATGGAGAGTCCCGATCTTTGGAACGATCCCGAGCGCGCGACCAAAATCAGTAAAGAAAAAAGCCAGCTCGATAGTGTCATCGATGTGGTGGTGTCACTTGAGACCACGCTTGAGGACGCAGCAGCTATGCTAGAGCTCGCGGTCGAAGCGGATGATAAGTCGCTACTTAAAGATGTGCAATCAGAATTAGACGATGCGGAAAAACGCGTCGCTGATTTGGAGTTTCGCCGGATGTTTAGCGGCGAGATGGACCCAAACAATTGCTATTTAGATATCCAGTCGGGTAGCGGCGGCACGGAAGCGCAGGATTGGGCGGAGATGCTACTACGCATGTACACGCGCTGGGCGGAGTCGCACGGCTTTAAGGTAGACGTCATTGAGGTGTCTTCCGGTAGCGTTGCCGGTATTAAATCTGCCACTATTGAGATCAAAGGCGATTACGCTTTTGGTTGGCTACGTACTGAGATTGGCGTACACCGTCTGGTACGCAAGTCGCCGTTTGATAGTAATAATGGTCGTCATACCTCGTTCGCTGCGGTGTTTGTGTCGCCTGAGATTGATGATGATATTGAGATCGATATCAATCCCGCTGATCTACGTATCGATACTTATCGCTCATCAGGCGCGGGTGGTCAGCACGTCAACACCACGGATTCGGCGGTACGTATCACTCATGAGCCAAGCGGGGTGGTGGTGACGTGTCAAAACGAGCGTAGCCAACACGGTAACAAAGCCACGGCGATGAAAATGCTGCGTGCCAAGCTCTATGAGCTAGAGATGCAAAAGCGGATGGCGTCGCAACAAGCGGTGGAAGATAATAAATCCGATGTGGGTTGGGGTAGCCAAATCCGCTCGTATGTGCTCGATGATTCGCGGATTAAAGATCTGCGCACTGGCGTTGAGACTTTTAATACGGGCGCGGTATTGGACGGCGATTTAGATCAATTTATTGAGGCTAGTCTCAAAGCAGGTTTGTAA
- a CDS encoding phosphatase PAP2 family protein, with translation MTLRVTTRSSVLLLLLASSPFLLTTSYAGSDSSLEKAGSVVAIAIPAIAYGSTYYKDDKQGREQFYQAFGTTVATTYALKAVIDKERPNGDGDNSFPSSHASAAFQSASFIHQRYGLEYSIPAYLGAGFVAYSRLEADEHDTVDVLAGAALGMVSSWYFTTNYNDQLLIAPNLSPDYYGLTVNYQFK, from the coding sequence ATGACTCTTCGTGTAACAACTCGCTCTTCTGTCTTGCTGCTGCTATTGGCCAGTAGCCCTTTTTTACTGACAACCAGTTATGCAGGCAGCGACTCGAGCTTAGAGAAAGCAGGAAGTGTCGTTGCCATAGCGATACCAGCTATCGCTTATGGTAGCACTTATTATAAGGATGACAAGCAAGGCCGTGAGCAGTTTTATCAGGCTTTTGGTACTACTGTGGCGACCACTTATGCGCTAAAAGCGGTTATTGATAAAGAGCGACCCAATGGCGACGGTGATAATTCTTTTCCTTCTAGTCATGCCTCAGCAGCTTTTCAGAGCGCAAGCTTCATCCATCAGCGTTATGGACTTGAGTATAGCATTCCGGCCTATTTAGGCGCAGGTTTTGTCGCTTATAGTCGGCTAGAAGCAGATGAGCACGATACAGTAGATGTGTTAGCGGGAGCGGCTTTGGGCATGGTAAGCAGCTGGTATTTTACCACCAACTATAACGATCAGCTGCTCATTGCGCCTAATTTATCGCCCGATTATTATGGCTTGACGGTCAACTATCAATTTAAATGA
- a CDS encoding restriction endonuclease: protein MSIPHFDDLRKPILMLLNDGEVWKKSEFTEPLIKHFNLTKEEASEEYESGNGLILVDRISWALSYFALTGMLHRPKRGYYKLNGLGKSFLNKSNEDINIFVKQKMAERQAEKSNQTLLTRDIQDKHPNQNTNTPQEQLYASYETIRQETYDEILDTILTKTPLSFERLVVELLQKMGYGGAVEKAGRVTQYVKDGGIDGEIYEDVLGLGRIHIQAKRYNKASAIGRPDIQSFAGALLGDNANKGVFITTSRFSADAIAYAQNLSNARIALIDGQKLAEYIYKYGLGVQVEQTISIKKLDTDYWDNMPDDTNLTKSEHTILN, encoded by the coding sequence ATGAGTATTCCACATTTTGATGACTTGAGAAAGCCTATACTGATGCTTCTAAATGATGGTGAAGTATGGAAAAAATCTGAGTTTACAGAACCTCTTATAAAACATTTTAACCTAACCAAGGAAGAAGCATCCGAGGAATATGAATCAGGTAATGGACTTATATTAGTTGATAGGATTTCTTGGGCATTAAGTTATTTCGCTCTTACAGGAATGTTACATAGACCAAAAAGGGGTTACTACAAACTCAATGGTTTAGGAAAATCCTTTTTAAATAAGAGTAACGAAGATATTAATATCTTTGTTAAGCAAAAAATGGCAGAAAGACAAGCGGAGAAATCAAATCAAACCTTGTTAACACGAGATATTCAAGATAAGCATCCTAATCAAAACACCAATACACCTCAAGAACAGTTGTATGCTTCTTATGAAACTATTCGCCAAGAAACTTATGACGAAATATTAGATACTATTTTAACTAAAACGCCTTTATCTTTTGAGCGTCTAGTTGTTGAGCTTCTACAAAAAATGGGATATGGCGGTGCAGTTGAAAAAGCAGGCCGAGTGACACAGTATGTCAAAGACGGTGGTATTGACGGTGAAATTTATGAAGATGTATTAGGCTTAGGAAGAATACATATTCAAGCAAAACGTTATAACAAAGCCAGCGCTATTGGACGTCCAGACATTCAGAGTTTCGCCGGTGCCTTGCTTGGTGATAACGCAAACAAAGGCGTATTCATAACTACTTCAAGATTTTCTGCCGATGCAATTGCTTACGCGCAAAATTTATCTAATGCAAGAATTGCTTTAATAGACGGTCAAAAACTTGCTGAATATATTTATAAATATGGATTAGGTGTTCAGGTTGAACAAACTATTAGCATAAAAAAACTTGATACAGATTATTGGGATAATATGCCTGATGATACCAATTTAACTAAATCTGAACACACTATTTTAAATTGA
- the greA gene encoding transcription elongation factor GreA: MQRYPMTPEGHAALEAELKQLKTVDRPRITASIAEAREHGDLKENAEYHAAREQQGFCEARIRDIEAKLGGAQVIDTSTLKQEGRVVFGVTVVIENMDTEEEKRYQIVGDDEADFKAGKISVNSPIARGLIGKFEGDEVRIETPKGVVEYEVMKVIYS; this comes from the coding sequence ATGCAACGTTACCCTATGACTCCAGAAGGACACGCCGCTCTAGAAGCGGAACTTAAACAATTAAAAACGGTGGATCGTCCGCGTATCACCGCCTCTATTGCTGAAGCTCGTGAACATGGCGATCTCAAAGAAAACGCGGAGTATCACGCCGCTCGTGAGCAACAAGGCTTTTGTGAAGCGCGTATTCGTGATATCGAAGCCAAACTTGGCGGCGCTCAGGTAATCGACACCTCAACCTTAAAACAAGAAGGTCGAGTGGTTTTTGGCGTGACCGTGGTTATTGAAAACATGGACACTGAAGAGGAAAAACGCTACCAAATCGTCGGCGACGATGAAGCAGACTTTAAGGCTGGCAAAATCTCAGTCAACTCGCCTATCGCTCGCGGCTTAATCGGCAAATTTGAAGGCGATGAAGTGCGTATCGAAACCCCTAAAGGTGTGGTCGAGTACGAAGTGATGAAAGTGATCTATAGCTAA
- a CDS encoding DNA topoisomerase IB, with protein sequence MANKAQAKAAVDLRHDYERLAKRAKLRYVSDDEPGFTRRRHGRGFTYRDPNGQTVKDKKLRQRFEALVIPPMWSEVWICRHENGHLQSTGRDDKARKQYLYHKLWDSVRDQAKFAAMIGFAAALPNLRAQVEKDLEAQTLSHDNVLAAVVKLLETTLIRIGNSRYAKLNKSYGLSTLRSKHVSETDNGLAFDFVGKSAKAHHIELQDERLIDIVQACSELPGYQIFKYLDDNGDKQVVDSSDVNSYLRQHLCEDIKTESDCTNRLYSAKDFRTWMASVLAASYLYDELQNGEGEKILASAPDSKLRQNLVTEMVKSVAEELGNTPTVCRSSYINPIIIDKFLAGEFFEAYKQARRGRTKNYQSVEEKALLGFLSSIN encoded by the coding sequence ATGGCGAATAAGGCTCAAGCAAAGGCTGCTGTAGATCTGCGCCACGATTATGAGCGCTTAGCCAAGCGAGCAAAACTGCGTTATGTCAGTGATGATGAACCAGGCTTCACCCGTCGTCGTCATGGACGCGGCTTTACTTATCGTGATCCAAATGGCCAGACGGTTAAGGATAAAAAACTGCGCCAGCGGTTTGAGGCTTTAGTGATTCCGCCTATGTGGTCCGAGGTGTGGATTTGTCGTCATGAAAACGGTCATTTGCAATCGACAGGGCGTGATGATAAAGCACGCAAGCAGTATTTGTATCACAAGCTGTGGGATAGCGTGCGCGATCAGGCCAAGTTTGCGGCGATGATAGGGTTTGCAGCCGCGCTCCCTAATCTACGGGCGCAAGTTGAAAAGGATCTAGAGGCACAAACCTTATCGCATGATAATGTACTAGCGGCAGTGGTCAAGCTGCTCGAGACCACTTTGATCCGTATCGGCAATAGTCGCTATGCTAAGCTAAACAAAAGCTATGGTCTTAGCACCCTGCGTAGCAAGCATGTCTCTGAGACTGATAATGGTCTTGCTTTTGATTTTGTCGGTAAAAGCGCCAAAGCTCATCATATCGAGCTGCAAGATGAGCGTTTAATCGATATTGTCCAGGCCTGCTCAGAGCTGCCAGGCTATCAGATTTTTAAATATCTAGACGATAATGGCGATAAGCAAGTGGTTGACAGCTCCGATGTTAATAGTTATTTGCGTCAGCATCTTTGTGAGGATATTAAGACTGAATCGGACTGCACGAATAGACTCTATAGCGCCAAAGACTTTCGCACTTGGATGGCTAGTGTGCTGGCGGCCAGTTATTTATATGACGAGCTGCAGAACGGTGAAGGCGAAAAGATTTTAGCCAGTGCGCCTGATAGCAAATTGCGTCAAAATCTAGTCACTGAGATGGTAAAAAGTGTCGCAGAAGAGCTGGGTAATACGCCGACAGTGTGCCGCAGCTCTTATATCAACCCCATCATTATTGATAAGTTCTTGGCGGGCGAGTTCTTTGAGGCGTATAAACAGGCGCGACGTGGACGTACCAAAAACTATCAAAGCGTGGAGGAAAAAGCGCTGCTTGGTTTCTTATCTAGTATAAATTAA
- a CDS encoding gamma carbonic anhydrase family protein — MIYQYLDKKPEFASPFNGWVADTARVIGDVYLGHKASVWFGTVIRGDNERIHIGDYSNVQENSVIHTDAGIEVKIGDYVTIGHLAMLHGCEVGDNSLIGIGAVVLNKAKIGKNCIIGAKALVTEGKEIPDNSLVMGAPAKVVKTLTDEQAAMLKLSAVHYADRCQKFKTGLIEMQQPE; from the coding sequence ATGATTTATCAATATTTAGATAAAAAACCTGAATTTGCTTCTCCCTTTAACGGTTGGGTCGCTGATACCGCTCGCGTCATTGGCGATGTGTACTTAGGTCACAAGGCCAGCGTTTGGTTTGGCACGGTAATTCGCGGTGATAACGAGCGCATTCATATCGGCGACTACAGTAATGTACAAGAAAACAGCGTTATCCATACTGATGCTGGTATCGAAGTAAAAATCGGCGATTATGTCACCATTGGACATTTAGCGATGCTGCATGGCTGTGAAGTCGGTGATAACAGCCTAATTGGTATTGGTGCGGTAGTCTTGAATAAAGCCAAAATTGGCAAAAACTGTATTATCGGTGCTAAGGCCTTAGTCACCGAAGGTAAAGAGATTCCTGATAATTCGCTGGTGATGGGCGCACCTGCTAAAGTAGTGAAAACCTTAACTGATGAGCAAGCGGCGATGCTCAAGCTATCAGCCGTGCATTACGCGGATCGTTGTCAAAAGTTCAAAACCGGCCTGATTGAGATGCAGCAGCCAGAATAA
- a CDS encoding HAD family hydrolase: MNKPSTPSLNDERILALFDLDHTLLDVDSDYLWGEYIVKHGLVDEAEYRTANQKFYNDYIEGTLDATEYNEFVAQFLASLPMDRLHALREDYIQSEIEPHIRPKAMEVLCQHVELGHEVVIISATNDFVVSAIAKRFGIEAANVLSTPLEIKDERYTGKLTDKPNFKEGKIYHLDKWLGKQQIDGNKFDKTYAYSDSKNDIPLLEWADVAVCVSPDDALHAHALAHRWAVEDWSI, from the coding sequence ATGAATAAGCCTTCTACCCCAAGCCTCAATGATGAGCGCATCTTAGCGTTATTTGATCTCGACCATACTTTGCTCGATGTCGATAGTGATTATCTTTGGGGCGAGTATATTGTCAAGCACGGCTTAGTTGATGAAGCGGAGTATCGCACCGCTAATCAGAAATTTTATAATGACTATATAGAAGGCACGCTTGATGCGACTGAGTACAATGAGTTTGTCGCGCAGTTTTTAGCAAGTTTACCGATGGACAGGCTACACGCGCTACGAGAGGATTATATCCAGTCTGAGATTGAGCCGCATATCCGCCCCAAAGCGATGGAGGTATTATGTCAACACGTTGAGCTTGGTCATGAGGTGGTGATTATCTCAGCGACCAATGATTTTGTGGTCTCAGCGATTGCTAAGCGCTTTGGTATTGAGGCGGCTAATGTATTATCAACGCCATTAGAGATTAAAGATGAGCGCTACACCGGAAAACTCACCGATAAGCCGAACTTCAAAGAAGGTAAAATTTATCATCTTGATAAATGGCTGGGTAAGCAGCAAATAGATGGTAACAAGTTCGATAAAACCTATGCTTATTCTGATTCCAAAAACGACATTCCATTACTGGAGTGGGCGGATGTCGCGGTTTGTGTCTCGCCGGATGATGCATTACATGCGCACGCTTTAGCACATCGCTGGGCGGTTGAGGATTGGTCGATTTAG
- a CDS encoding pyrimidine/purine nucleoside phosphorylase has translation MPSVNNYFDNKVTSIAFQTATKPATVGVMEIGEYEFGTSEFETMSVVSGALTVKLPDSEEWQTFNAGEQFTVEANQKFNVKVEVESAYLCTYGK, from the coding sequence ATGCCAAGCGTGAATAACTATTTTGATAATAAAGTGACCTCTATTGCTTTTCAAACGGCAACGAAGCCTGCGACTGTCGGGGTGATGGAGATAGGCGAGTACGAATTTGGCACTAGCGAGTTTGAAACTATGAGTGTGGTTAGTGGCGCATTAACCGTTAAGCTACCCGATAGCGAAGAGTGGCAAACCTTTAACGCTGGCGAGCAATTCACCGTTGAAGCCAATCAAAAATTTAACGTTAAAGTCGAAGTCGAGTCCGCTTATTTATGCACTTACGGTAAATAA
- the carA gene encoding glutamine-hydrolyzing carbamoyl-phosphate synthase small subunit: MNSSTQTQAILALADGTIFRGVSIGSSGHRVGEVVFNTAMTGYQEILTDPSYARQLVTLTYPHIGNTGTNDEDGESGNVDYKHQVWAEGLIIRDATLSTSNFRSTESLSDYLQRHDTVAIAEIDTRQLTRLLREKGSQNGCILTASNGNEISPEDEQKALQLAKEFAGIEGMDLAKECCHPEGFEWTAGTWELSDTLLNRDAPGSHDSGTGGFFKQLGTHIEHKYDVVAYDFGTKTNILRMLVDLGCKVTVVPAQTPIEDVIAMNPDGIFLSNGPGDPAACSYAIDSVRHIIEETDIPTFGICLGHQLVGLASGANTIKMKTGHHGANHPVQDLETGVVMITSQNHGFAIDEDTLPDNVKSTHRSLFDGTNQGIELTNKPVFSFQGHPEASPGPHDAAELFAKFAGMMEKAKK; this comes from the coding sequence TTGAATTCATCGACACAAACACAAGCAATTTTGGCATTAGCAGATGGGACGATTTTTCGAGGGGTAAGTATCGGTAGCAGCGGTCATAGGGTCGGTGAAGTGGTTTTTAATACCGCCATGACTGGCTACCAAGAAATCCTAACCGACCCAAGCTACGCGCGTCAATTGGTCACCCTCACCTATCCGCATATCGGCAATACTGGTACTAATGATGAAGATGGTGAATCGGGTAACGTCGATTATAAGCATCAAGTCTGGGCTGAAGGCCTAATCATTCGTGATGCGACTTTATCCACTTCTAACTTTCGCAGCACCGAATCGCTTAGCGACTATTTACAGCGTCACGATACCGTCGCTATCGCTGAGATTGATACTCGTCAATTGACTCGTTTACTACGTGAAAAAGGCTCGCAAAACGGTTGTATCTTGACCGCCTCTAACGGGAATGAAATCAGCCCTGAAGACGAGCAAAAAGCTCTACAACTGGCCAAAGAATTCGCTGGTATAGAAGGCATGGACTTGGCAAAAGAATGTTGCCATCCTGAAGGCTTTGAGTGGACAGCAGGCACTTGGGAATTATCAGACACCTTGCTTAATCGTGATGCGCCGGGCAGCCATGACAGCGGTACCGGTGGCTTCTTCAAACAGTTAGGTACGCATATTGAGCATAAATATGACGTGGTAGCTTATGACTTCGGCACCAAGACCAATATCCTGCGTATGCTAGTAGACCTCGGCTGTAAAGTCACCGTTGTGCCGGCGCAAACGCCTATTGAAGACGTCATCGCGATGAATCCAGATGGTATCTTTTTATCAAATGGCCCTGGTGATCCAGCGGCGTGTAGCTATGCTATCGATAGCGTCCGTCATATCATCGAAGAAACCGACATTCCAACCTTTGGCATTTGCTTAGGTCATCAGCTTGTCGGACTTGCCAGCGGTGCCAATACTATCAAGATGAAAACCGGCCATCATGGTGCCAACCATCCGGTACAAGATCTTGAGACGGGCGTAGTCATGATTACCAGTCAAAATCACGGTTTCGCAATCGATGAAGACACTTTGCCGGATAATGTAAAGTCCACTCATCGCTCACTCTTTGACGGTACTAACCAAGGCATTGAGCTAACCAATAAGCCAGTATTTAGCTTCCAAGGCCATCCAGAAGCCAGTCCTGGCCCGCATGATGCGGCTGAATTGTTTGCTAAGTTTGCTGGGATGATGGAAAAGGCTAAGAAATAG
- the carB gene encoding carbamoyl-phosphate synthase large subunit translates to MPKRTDIKSILIIGAGPIVIGQACEFDYSGAQACKALREEGYRVILVNSNPATIMTDPAMADATYIEPITWQTVEQIIDKERPDAILPTMGGQTALNCALELDRNGVLEKYGCELIGATKDAIEMAEDRDLFDKAMKRIGLECPRAEIANTMEEAFATQEKMGYPCIIRPSYTMGGSGGGIAYNREEFIEICERGFDLSPTHQLLIDESLIGWKEYETEVVRDKNDNCIIICTIENFDPMGVHTGDSITVAPAQTLTDKEYQIMRNASLAVLREIGVETGGSNVQFGINPKNGRMVVIEMNPRVSRSSALASKATGFPIARIAAKLAIGYTLDELQNDITGGATPASFEPTLDYVVTKIPRFNFEKFPQADNILSTQMKSVGEVMAIGRNFQESMQKALRGLETGADGFDEQIDLAAVKPEKARSEIINRLTVPTPDRIFYIGDAFRIGMSVNEVFKFTNVDPWFLVQIEDIIKTEEHIKALGFGDLNEKNLRSFKRKGLSDLRLAKLLGISQKQLRAKRWDLNIHPVYKRVDTAAAEFATSTAYMYSSYDSECEANPTDKKKIMVIGGGPNRIGQGIEFDYCCVHAALAMREDGYETIMVNCNPETVSTDYDTSDRLYFESITLEDVLEIVRIEQPDGVIVQFGGQTPLKLARALEQAGVNIIGTSPDAIDRAEDRERFQHMIQQLNLVQPTNALATSLEDGLIKAKDVGYPLVVRPSYVLGGRAMEIVYNEDELKHYLRTAVQASNEAPVLLDRFLDDAVEVDVDCVCDGTDVVIGGIMQHIEQAGVHSGDSACSLPPYSLSDELCDVMREQTVAMAKELGVVGLMNVQFAVKGETVYILEVNPRAARTVPFVSKCIGTSLAQVAARCMAGTSLKDQGFTTEIVPSFYAVKESVFPFAKFPGVDPILSPEMKSTGEVMGVGKTFGEAFYKAVIGSNERLPGLPVEGETKTVFISVRDSDKEQIVPVARQLKDYGFEIVATTGTQAVLADNGIECKQINKVTEGRPHIVDAVKNGKIDLIINTTEGKQAQEDSFSIRRSALLGKVFYVTTLGAAEAVCKSYAIDLPFAVYKLQDLHAQAKPVAQ, encoded by the coding sequence ATGCCAAAACGTACCGACATAAAAAGCATTCTTATCATTGGCGCCGGCCCCATCGTCATCGGTCAAGCTTGCGAGTTTGACTATTCAGGCGCGCAGGCGTGTAAAGCCCTTCGCGAAGAGGGCTACCGAGTGATCTTAGTCAACTCAAACCCAGCCACTATCATGACCGATCCGGCAATGGCTGATGCCACTTATATCGAGCCGATTACTTGGCAAACCGTTGAGCAAATCATCGATAAAGAGCGCCCTGATGCTATCTTGCCAACCATGGGCGGTCAGACCGCACTCAACTGTGCCCTAGAGCTGGACCGTAATGGCGTGTTAGAAAAATACGGCTGTGAGCTAATCGGTGCGACCAAAGACGCCATCGAGATGGCAGAAGACCGCGACTTATTTGACAAAGCGATGAAGCGTATCGGCCTTGAGTGTCCGCGCGCTGAGATCGCAAATACCATGGAAGAGGCGTTTGCCACTCAAGAAAAAATGGGCTATCCGTGTATTATTCGTCCCTCTTATACCATGGGCGGCTCAGGCGGCGGTATCGCTTATAACCGCGAAGAGTTTATCGAGATTTGTGAGCGCGGTTTTGACTTATCGCCTACTCATCAGCTGTTGATTGATGAATCACTAATCGGCTGGAAAGAGTACGAGACCGAAGTAGTACGTGATAAAAACGACAACTGTATCATCATCTGTACCATTGAGAACTTCGATCCGATGGGTGTGCATACCGGCGATTCTATCACTGTGGCGCCCGCGCAAACTTTGACCGATAAAGAATATCAAATCATGCGTAATGCTTCACTGGCAGTACTGCGCGAAATTGGGGTTGAGACCGGCGGCTCTAACGTGCAGTTTGGTATTAACCCAAAAAATGGTCGCATGGTGGTCATTGAGATGAATCCGCGCGTGTCGCGCTCATCAGCACTAGCCTCAAAAGCAACCGGCTTCCCGATTGCCCGTATCGCGGCGAAGCTTGCGATTGGTTATACCTTGGATGAATTGCAAAACGATATCACTGGCGGCGCTACTCCTGCTAGCTTTGAGCCAACGCTTGATTATGTCGTTACCAAAATTCCACGCTTTAACTTTGAGAAGTTCCCGCAAGCGGATAATATCTTATCGACGCAGATGAAATCAGTCGGTGAAGTGATGGCTATCGGCCGTAACTTTCAAGAGTCGATGCAAAAAGCGCTGCGCGGCCTTGAGACTGGCGCCGATGGTTTCGATGAGCAAATTGACTTAGCGGCAGTGAAACCTGAAAAAGCCCGTAGCGAGATTATCAATCGTTTGACGGTACCCACCCCTGATCGTATCTTCTATATCGGCGATGCTTTTCGTATCGGCATGAGCGTCAATGAAGTGTTTAAATTCACTAACGTCGATCCTTGGTTCTTGGTACAAATCGAAGACATTATTAAAACCGAAGAGCATATCAAAGCGCTTGGGTTTGGTGATTTAAATGAGAAAAACCTGCGTAGCTTTAAGCGCAAAGGCTTATCTGATCTGCGTTTAGCCAAACTACTGGGTATCTCGCAAAAGCAGCTACGTGCCAAGCGTTGGGATTTGAATATCCATCCGGTCTATAAGCGCGTCGATACCGCAGCGGCAGAGTTTGCCACCAGCACCGCCTATATGTACTCAAGCTACGATAGCGAATGTGAAGCCAATCCAACCGATAAAAAGAAAATCATGGTCATAGGTGGCGGCCCGAATCGTATCGGTCAAGGCATTGAGTTTGACTACTGCTGCGTCCATGCGGCTCTTGCCATGCGCGAAGATGGCTATGAGACCATCATGGTCAACTGCAACCCCGAAACCGTCTCGACCGACTATGATACCTCAGATCGCCTCTACTTTGAGTCCATCACCTTAGAGGACGTATTAGAGATTGTCCGTATTGAGCAACCTGATGGCGTTATCGTGCAATTCGGTGGACAGACGCCACTGAAACTTGCTCGCGCGCTAGAGCAAGCTGGCGTCAACATCATCGGTACTAGCCCTGATGCTATCGACCGCGCTGAGGATCGCGAACGCTTCCAGCACATGATTCAGCAGTTAAACCTAGTGCAGCCAACCAACGCTTTGGCCACTAGCTTAGAGGATGGTTTAATCAAAGCCAAAGACGTCGGTTATCCGCTAGTAGTACGCCCCTCTTACGTATTAGGCGGTCGGGCGATGGAGATCGTTTATAACGAAGACGAGCTTAAGCACTATTTGCGCACCGCAGTACAAGCGTCGAACGAAGCGCCAGTACTCCTTGATCGCTTCTTAGATGATGCTGTTGAAGTCGATGTCGATTGTGTCTGTGACGGTACTGACGTAGTGATCGGCGGCATCATGCAGCATATCGAACAGGCTGGCGTGCACTCTGGTGACTCAGCGTGTTCATTACCGCCTTATTCATTATCGGATGAGCTGTGCGATGTGATGCGCGAGCAAACGGTTGCTATGGCAAAAGAGCTTGGCGTCGTCGGTCTGATGAACGTGCAGTTTGCGGTCAAAGGTGAAACCGTCTATATCTTGGAAGTCAATCCACGCGCCGCTCGTACCGTGCCTTTCGTTTCAAAGTGCATCGGTACCTCATTAGCACAAGTGGCCGCTCGCTGTATGGCGGGTACTTCTTTAAAAGACCAAGGATTTACTACTGAGATTGTGCCGTCATTTTATGCGGTAAAAGAGTCAGTCTTTCCCTTTGCCAAATTCCCAGGCGTTGATCCTATTCTAAGTCCTGAGATGAAATCGACTGGGGAGGTCATGGGCGTAGGTAAAACCTTTGGCGAGGCCTTTTATAAAGCCGTTATCGGTAGTAATGAGCGCCTGCCCGGATTGCCTGTTGAGGGCGAGACCAAAACGGTCTTTATCTCGGTGCGTGATAGCGACAAAGAACAAATCGTCCCTGTGGCGCGTCAGCTTAAAGACTATGGCTTTGAGATCGTCGCGACGACGGGCACGCAAGCGGTGTTGGCGGATAATGGTATTGAGTGTAAGCAGATTAATAAAGTCACCGAAGGTCGCCCGCATATCGTTGACGCGGTCAAAAACGGCAAGATTGATTTGATTATTAATACCACTGAAGGTAAGCAAGCGCAAGAGGACTCCTTCTCTATTCGCCGTAGCGCGCTACTTGGTAAAGTGTTTTATGTCACCACACTAGGCGCAGCAGAAGCGGTCTGCAAATCTTACGCTATTGACTTGCCGTTTGCGGTTTATAAGCTACAAGACTTACATGCACAAGCTAAGCCTGTCGCTCAGTAG